The DNA window ACCAATCAGATCCATCACCAGCAACCAGGACAGCCCCGTAAACAGGGTCACACCAGTCAGGGACAAAGCCAGCAGGAAGAGGGCCGCACCAATAAAACTGAAACGACTTTCCAGTGCGCCACTGACCAGATCACCCAGCACGCCACCGGCATTAAGCGGGAGTTGTTCAACAGAGACATTAAATATCAGGCCAAACAAACCACAACCAGCTATTACAGTAAGAAAGAAACCAAACCAGCGAATAGATAAGGTATGGATATCAATATCACCCGTGTTATCCCTGCCACGAAACAGGATCCAGCCACTATAGGCCACCATCGCCGGAAACAGATAAGCCAGGTAACCGAATAGATAGAGAAACACATCAGCAAACCAGGCCCCAGCCGCCCCGCCCAGATTAAACACCCGCTCACTGGTGCCACTCTGTGACCAGCCCGGATCTTGTGCGTTATAACTTAACAAGGAGATCAATAGATAAAGAGCAATAGTGCTCAGAATCAACAAAGAGCCTTCACGCACACCACGACTCACATGATGGGTCAGGGGCATAACCGATGGGTTTTTACGACGCGCTTGAGACAAGAGATTCCTTTGCTTCTAATGAGTTACAACAACAAGCTAAGTTTACACATAAGAATCACGAGAAGCAAACCCGATTATGTCATTCATAATAACAATATCATTCGCGAGGATGACATAAACGTTAGTGGTCTTGCTTTACATCCGAGGCTGAGTGGTTACAGACAGACAGCAGGGTGTTGGCCACAGGGATGGGTTCACGGCGACCCTGCACGGAGCATTAATTAGGGTTCGTGGAACTCTTCGAGGGGACACAGCAGATAAAGCCTGCTATGTCCCCGGCCTGTGCCGGCCTAAAATCACACACCCACCCGCATCATACCGAACTGGGGACATAGCAAGGCTTTATCTGCTGTGTCCCCTTAAGCGCGTACCGGTACCGCACTGACATCGCCCAAGCGCATAGCCCAAGCATAGTTGTTATTGGTTTTATTGTTGTTGTTCTGGTTGTAGAACAATATCAAGCCAATCGGTAGGGTGCGCACTGCGCACCAATAGGAGCTTTGGTGCGTGATACGCACCCTACCGATAAGCTCGGAGTGATGCCGGTAGAGTGCTTTAAAAACCGTGGTCTGTCCCCAGTTTACACTTCGCACCCACCCGCATCATACCGAATCGGGGACATAGCAAGGCTTTATCTGCTGTGTCCCCTTAAGCACGTACCACAGGCTCTAATCCTCCAACCCCGGATAAACAACATCACCCGCACAGACATTAAGTGCCGAACCCACAATTGAATCCGCCTGCCAGTCCTCCTGACTAATATTCTTCACATAAGGCATAATAACTGCCGATAGAGCCTGAGATGCCGTACGAGGCACCGCCCCCGGCATATTCGTTACCCCGAAGTGAATTACACCGGATTCAACATAGGTCGGGCTACGATAATCGGTCGCATGGATGGTCTCAATGCAGCCACCCTGATCCACCGAAATATCGACAATAACACTTCCCTCCTGCATCGCGGCCACCTGTTCAGAAGAGACCAGATGCGGTGTCCTGGCACCTGCCAACAAGACGGCACCAATCAGAAGATCCGCCACAACCACCTGTTCAGCAAGCTGATCCGCATAAGGATACAAAGCCGTTACATTAGCCGCCAGATCACGCATTGCCTGTAGGCGATCAGCACGTTTATCAAACACCACCACCTCAGCCCCCATACTTGCCGCCATGCGTACCGCATTACCTCCAGCATTACCGGCACCCAGCACCACCACACGCCCACGACCAACCCCAGGCAAACCGCCCAGTAAAATCCCCTTGCCACCTTGAGAACGATGGAGATAATGCGCACCCGCCTGCACCGCAATACGCCCGGCAATATTACTCATGGGTGCTAACAGAGGTAAGTCACCATTATCCGTCAATGTCTCAAAGGCAAATGCCATCAGACCAATCGACTGTAATTGCCGCAACAACGCTTCATTCGCCGCCAGATGCAGAAAACAAAATAAACGATGGTGCGCTTGAAGGTATTGCAGATCACCCGCAATCGGTTCCTTGACTTTAATAACCAGTTCCGCACGCTGATAGAGCGTCGCTGCATCGACTGCTATTTCAACACCCCGTTGCTGATACGCCTGATCAGGGTAACCAGAAAGCACCCCCGCGCCAGCTTGCACGACAAGTTGATGCCCCTGCCGCTGTAATTCAGCACAAGCATCCGGGATCAACGCGACCCTGCCCTCCTCAGGCTTAATTTCCAGTGGTATACCAATAATCATAATGCACTCTACCTCGTCAACTCAAGAGCCATGAATCATGGCTCGAACTCACCACATTAAATCATCAGGAATTTGATAATCAGCATACAGGTCATCCTTATCATCGGCTACTACAGAATCCTCATTGAATAACACAACACGCATCTCATCACGTTGTTGGATCTTTTCCGCAACCAACAGAGGTACAAGCTCGTAACGCTGCTCGATCTGTGCAATACCCAGTTTACCTTGTATCAATTGCTGCCTCATATCTTCATTGATATAGAGCCTCTTCACCGTTCCAGCATGAGTAAAATTATAGACAACTTCACAGCCTTTCTTCCGATCAAGCGCGTTATTCTTAATCAGTTGAT is part of the Gammaproteobacteria bacterium genome and encodes:
- a CDS encoding alanine dehydrogenase, with protein sequence MIIGIPLEIKPEEGRVALIPDACAELQRQGHQLVVQAGAGVLSGYPDQAYQQRGVEIAVDAATLYQRAELVIKVKEPIAGDLQYLQAHHRLFCFLHLAANEALLRQLQSIGLMAFAFETLTDNGDLPLLAPMSNIAGRIAVQAGAHYLHRSQGGKGILLGGLPGVGRGRVVVLGAGNAGGNAVRMAASMGAEVVVFDKRADRLQAMRDLAANVTALYPYADQLAEQVVVADLLIGAVLLAGARTPHLVSSEQVAAMQEGSVIVDISVDQGGCIETIHATDYRSPTYVESGVIHFGVTNMPGAVPRTASQALSAVIMPYVKNISQEDWQADSIVGSALNVCAGDVVYPGLED
- a CDS encoding DUF2058 domain-containing protein, with protein sequence MNNPFQEQLLKAGLASKKQVQKAKQARSKKNKQRNQKQTGANEAQIQARQAAVEKANRDRELNQKKEQETRNKSIAAEINQLIKNNALDRKKGCEVVYNFTHAGTVKRLYINEDMRQQLIQGKLGIAQIEQRYELVPLLVAEKIQQRDEMRVVLFNEDSVVADDKDDLYADYQIPDDLMW